A window of Bacillus kexueae genomic DNA:
AAATTAATCCCTTTAAACAATAAGTTTTCAAAGTCTACCTTTACATTTGCTTTTTGTTCCATTTCAATGTTCACATTGCCAGGCTTGTAGTCAACAATTGGCTTTTTCGGTTTTGAGTTGTTGACGGCAGGTTGCGCCTTCCACTCGATATCAACCTTACCTGGATTGTAATCTATTTTCACACTAAAATGAGATGGAACCCAGCCAACATTAAATTCTTTCGTCGGTGACTCACTGTTAAATTTCGCTTGAGTTGCAATTGGATTTCCACCGTCTTCAATCTTCATTAATTCATTTCCTTGCTCGGTCATTCTCGCTAATCCATTTAACCAATCTTGATAGCCGTTTTCGGCATATTCTTCAATTCGTCGAAAGATATGTTTTAAGTCCATATCTTCCCATGCTTTTGTTTGGTCAATGGTTAATTTAGAAGGTGTGCGGTGAATTTCCATTTCAATTTTAGGATTTTGAATGTCTAGCTCCGCCTGCGGTTGTTCGATTGATTGATGAGGTGGAGTCGTTGTCATGCTAATTCTCGCCTGTTGAGATTCCAAACGAATTTGAGGTAGTTTCATCTATCTCACTCCTCGCATAATAAGAAAGGACCCAAAATTGGATCCTTCAATTTATTATCGTAAAAAGTCGACTAAAGTAGGCTGAATGATTTTCGAACCGGCTGCCAATGCGGCACGGTGCACACTTTCTTGTGTTTTCAGATCAACAATGACCTTTTCCATATCCGCATCTTCATTATCGGATAAAATGCGGCTTGCAATCACTTCTTGATTTTGAATTCGATTGTCGACGAATTCAACACGGTTGTAACGTGCCCCTAATTCAGACCACTCCGCATTTAATTGGTCTAAATGTCCATCTAGCTCTTTCAATAAGTCACTTAAATTGGATTGATTTCCAGACTCTAAAGCATTTTGAATGCTTTGTAACGTATCAAATAGATCTTGACCAAATACATT
This region includes:
- a CDS encoding DUF6470 family protein translates to MKLPQIRLESQQARISMTTTPPHQSIEQPQAELDIQNPKIEMEIHRTPSKLTIDQTKAWEDMDLKHIFRRIEEYAENGYQDWLNGLARMTEQGNELMKIEDGGNPIATQAKFNSESPTKEFNVGWVPSHFSVKIDYNPGKVDIEWKAQPAVNNSKPKKPIVDYKPGNVNIEMEQKANVKVDFENLLFKGINFEMKI